In Bradyrhizobium sp. WBOS07, the genomic window CGGCGATCACCGCATCGCCCCAGGTATTCACGATGCGGCCGTCATGGCGTTCGACCAATCGCGCAATCGCCGCGCGGTAGCGGCGCAGCGTCTCCAACGTTCCGGTCTCGTCCGCTTCCATGAGACGGGAATAGCCGTACACGTCAGCGCACAGCACCGTGGTCAGTCGTCGTTTCACCTTGTCGTCGGCCATGGTCGCCATGCTAGCCTCCCTGGCCGGCAAATGCATCAGGCATCCTGTCCGGTGCCGCCGTTCGCCCTGACCTCGCAGACATCGACCCATTCGGCCGCGGTCAGCTCGGCCATCCGCTCCGGCGTGATGCGCACCGCGCTATGGGTGGAGCCGGCGGCCGGCACCACGACGTCGAATGCTTTCAGCGACACATCGCAATAGACCGGCAGCGGCGACTTCAGCCCGAACGGACAGACGCCGCCGACCTCGTGGCCGGTGATGGCGGCGACTTCCTCCAGCCCCAGCATCTTCGGCTTGCCGCCGAACTGCGCCTTGACCTTCTTGTTGTCCATCCGCGAGGTGCCGGCGGCCACGATCAGGATCACGCGGTCGCCGACGCGCAAGCTCAGGGTCTTGGCGATCATGCCGGGCTCGACGCCATAGGCCTCGGCGGCCAGCGGCACCGTGGCTGAGCTGATCGGCGATTCCATCACGGTGATGTCGGGGGCTTTCTCGGCGAAGAAGGCGCGAACGGATTCCAGGCTCATTCCAGTCAGCTCATTCCAGGCTTGCGGGCGGGCGGCGATGCTAAGCGATTCCCGGCAACTCAGAGAGCGAACGGACGCGGTGGTCCGGTGCAAAGCCAAGCTCGTCCATCTGGGTGCGGATCGCCTTGAACATCGTCAGCGGTGCCACGAGTTCGGTCTCGACGCAAGCCAGCGCCACGGCTTCCGGCGTCACCCGCTCGATGCAGGCGACGTTGAGCCCGAACGACTTTGCCCCCGCCGCGTCCCATGGATTGGACGACACGAACAGAACCTCGTTCGGCGCGGTCCCGAGCACTTCCCCGATCAGCTCGTAGGCCGCCGGGCTCGGCTTGAAGATCTTCTTGGCGTCGACGCTGATGGTGGCATCGAGCAGGCGGTCGAGCCCGGAATTGCGCACCAGCGCATTCAGCATGTCCGGGCTGCCGTTGGAGAGGATGGCCAGTCGTCGCGGCTTCAAGGCCGTGAGCGCGGCGGCTGCATCCGGATAGAGATCGAGATGCAGATATCTCTCGATCACCCGCTCGAACGCTTCGCTCTCATAGGCCAGTCCCAGCACCCGCAGCGTATAGGCGAGGGAGTCGCGGGTGACCGCGGCAAAATCCTGGTAGCGTCCCATCAGCGATCGCAGCCAGGTGTATTCGAGCTGCTTGATGCGCCAGACCTGCGTGATGATCCCGCCATAGCCCGGAAACGCATCCTCGGTGATCTCAGCGACCGACTGGATGTCGTACAGCGTCCCGTAGGCGTCGAACACGACGGCTTTGATGCTCATGGACTGTCCTTCCAGGCAGGTGTGGTCCCAAGAACTCGGCTCGGGGGAGCGTGGAGTATCGTCAGCTTACCAGAGCAAAGCGGAAGTCTGCCACTGCAAGTGCGAACGGCGGCTTGTGACCCCAAAACGGACATTCCCATGGATCGGCGCGTACGCTTCGCTAGGCTTTAGCTTTTGGTTCGGCGCGCGCCCAGACCTTGAGCTCTAGCGCGTCGGACACTGCCTTGATCAGGAGCGCGCGGCCCTCGCGCACCGCTTGCGAGTGAGTTCGGTCCAAATTCTCGCAGAGTGCCCAGGTTACGAATTGCCCCTTGATCGGTCCCCAACTGATCGCATGCCCCAAGCCATGCTCGAAGACCGAAGAGGCTGGCACGACGGAATATCCGACTCCGCGGCGTGCAAGGTCGAGGCAAAGGCTCAGCGTGTCGGTCTCGACGGCCAATCGAAACTGCATACCTTTGCGTTCCAGGGCGTGCTCGACCTGGATCCGCGCCACATTCGGACGTCCCGGAAGCACTAGCCGCAAGCCGTCAAGCTTAGATAGTGCGACCGGTTTTTCGGGGTGTAGCGCATCCTCTCTTCGACCGACCAGCACCATCGGTTCGCGCACCAGCGGCGTCTTGCGGTAGCTGGCGGTAGGCGAGGAGTCGTACGGCACAATGGCAATGTCGAGCAGGTGCGCGGACATGTACTCGCGCAAGATATTGCTGACACCCTCGTAGACACGGAGCGTGATACCGGGGTGCCGCTCCGCAAGCTTCTCCACGAAGGGGGACGTCACCACCTGTTGCCATGCGGGCGGCGTGCCGATGGCAAGTTGGCCCGAGGCTTTTTCGCCGACCTGCTCTTTAAGGAGAGTAAGCTGGCGCAACAGAGGGCGGGCGCGATCAGAGAGCATCTTGCCAGCCTCCGTGAGGTCGACGCCGCCGGGAGTGCGGATGAACAGCTTGTTGCCCATCTGGTGTTCGAGGAGCGCAATGTGCCGCGACAGCGCCGGCTGCGACAGATGCACACTCGCAGCTGCCTTGTTGATGCTGCCGAGTTCAGCCACGCGCAGGAAGAATTCCAATAGGCGTACTTCAACGGTCATCACGACCTCGGTGGTTATACAGCCAGTGAATAACAATCATAGTCAATTGGCATTATTAGGATAACACATATTGCTCCTAAAGTCCTGACGTCATGTGCCAACGAAGGGCGGCATTTGAGGAAATGAAAATCGGCCGTTCGAGCCGAACTTCAGCAAGGGGAGGCGCATAATGCTTACGCGCGCAGGAGCGATTTCAACGGCACTGATGTTCGCAATTGCCATGTCGGTACCGGGCAAGGCGAAGGCGCAGGAATTTCCGTCTCGACCGCTATCCATCCTGGTGATTTATCCTGCCGGTGGCCCCGCCGATCTGATGGCTCGTGCGCTGGCGGAAGTATTGCGAGAGCGCCTCGGCCAGCCAGTGATCGTCGAAAACAAGCCGGGTGCAGGCGGTCAGATCGCGGGTACGGCCCTGGTCCGCGCGCCGGCGGACGGACACACGCTTCTCATCGGTGACACCGCTTCGCTCGGAATCAACAAGGCCGTCTACGCGAATTTCAGCTACGACCCGCTGACGGATCTGGAGCCGGTTGCTCCACTGATGTTGATGCCGATGCTGCTCTATGTGCCAAAATCCAGCCCGTTCAATTCAACCGCCGATCTGGTTGCCGCAGCAAAATCCAAGGCGCTGAATTATGCTTCGCAAGGCAACGGCAGCCTAGGCCACCTGCTCGGAGAAATGCTCAAGGCGGACGCGGGCATCCAGCTGGTTCATGTCCCCTACAGAGGTTCAGCGCCGGCGATGCAAGACCTGATCGGGTCGCAGGTGGACCTGCTGTTCGACGGTTTGGGACCCGGGCTGCCTAACGTCAGTGCGGACAGTATCAAGGCGCTCTTCGTTGCGGGGCCTCAGCGCTTGCCGCAATTACCGAACGTACCCACTGCCGACGAGGTCAGGTTGCCCAATGTCGTGATGTCTTTGTGGCTCGGGGTTGTGGTACGGGCGGGTACACCCGAGCCAGTTGTCCAGCGGCTCAGTGAAGAGGTCCGCTATGCGATGCGCCAGCCGCAGGTCACCAAGCGATTTCTCGATCTCGGCTTTCAGATCCTCAACATGACGCGGGCGGAATTCCGGCATTTCATCAAGAACGAAGCCGGGAAGTCAACCGCGTTGGTGAAGGCCCGCGGCATCGCCGCCGAGTAAGTCCATGACCCTTAACCTTGCCACCCGCACTGTCACCAGGGCGCGGGAACGAATGACCCTGGACGCGGAAGTCTGCGTCGTCGGAGGCGGTGCCGCAGGAATCATGGCGGCACTGACGGCAGCCAGCCTAGGCCGCAAGACCGTCCTGCTCGACGCTATGCCGACGATCGGCGGCCAGCTTGTCGGGACGTTGCTCGGCACGATATGCGGCCTCTATTCCAACGGCCCGCGGCCATATCGCGTTACGTTCGGCGCGGTCGACGATATGCTGAACGAACTGCATGGCGCCGGTGCAATCCACGCCCGCCGTGCGCTGGACACGATCGTTCTACAGTACGACGAGATGCTTTGCGGTCGCTGGAGCGAACGGGCACTCTCGCGTGCAAATGTGGACCTGGTGCTGGGTGCCGTCCTGCGCTCGGCCCGTGTTGAAGGTCGTCGCATTGTCGAGCTTGATGTGTCGACGCGATGGGGCGACTTGGCCGTCCGCGCGGATGGATTTATCGACGCCTCGGGCGATGCGGCCATTGCATGGCATGCCGGGTTACCTGTGCGCGAACCCCATGAACCCCAATGGGGCACGCAGATGATCTTGCTGGAGGGCTTCGCGGAAGATGCGATCGCCGATTTCGACGGATTCCATGTCGCAGAGGTTCTGAAGCACAAGAAGCGCGAATACGGTCTGAGCCGCGAGGATGGATTCATCTTCGCATTTCCCGGCCGCGGCGTGGCGACCGTCAACATGACGCACATGCCCAATCCGACAGAGCCAATCGCGGCCACGCGCGCTACGCTGGAAGGCAGGGACCAAGCCGACAAGGTGCTGGAATTCTTGCGGCGGGAGTTTCCGAGGTCGATGGGCCAGGCCCGTATCCGGGCCTACGGTTTGCCTGGAATCAGGCAAACCCGCTGGTTCGTCGGCGCGCACCAACTCACCATCGATGAAGTCCGGGCCGGCCATCGCCCCGCCGATGCCGTCGCGCGCTGCTCATGGCCGGTCGAGGCGCATGACAGCGCCGAGACAGTGCATTGGGAAACTTTCGAGGATCGCAACCACATGCACTATGTACCATTGCGTAGCCTCGTGCATCGGGATAGCGACAACTTGATCGCTGCAGGCCGATGTATAGATGGCGACGTCGCAGCTCTGGCCTCGGTCCGTGTCATGGGACCCTGCTTTGCGATGGGGCAGGCAGCTGCCCACGCTCTGGATATTTCCGGCGGCAAGTCCCTACACGACGTCGATTCGAGCCGGCTCGCAAATCGCCTGCGCGACAATCTCGACGGTGCGAAGATCGATCGGTGGTGCAATGGTGTCTGACCCTGGCATGCGCTTCGCCCCACCCGCGGGAGTTACGAAACATACCCTTGTTGATGCTGCGTCATACGACGTCGACATCTACAGCGATGAGGTAATCGCCGAGCCCTACGGCCATTATCAGGCCATTCGCGATGCAGGCCCGGCGGTATGGCTGCCCAGGAATGGACTGTGGGCGGTCGGCCGCTTTGCCGATGTACGCTCGGTGTTGATGAATCACACGAAGTTCTCCTCAGCCCGCGGGGTCGCCGCCAATGAATTGATCAATTCCTCTTCGATCGGCAACACGATCACCAGTGATCCACCCGAACACACCAAAATGCGACGAATCATACGCGCGCCGTTGACGGCGCCAGCGCTAAAGGATGTTGCCCCGCGGATCGAGGCCGAAGCCGATGCGCTGGTCGCGCGTCTGGTGAAGCGGGAAAGCTTCGATGCGATAGAGGATTGTGCTCGCCACTTACCGGTATCGATCGTGTCCGATCTGGTGGGGCTGCCCGAGGATGGACGTGCGAACATGCTGCGCTGGGCGGCTGCGACGTTCGATGCGCTGGGTGCCATGAATTCGCGCGGCACGGCGGCCTTGCCGCAGATACAGGAGCTTCACGCTTATTGTCGCGATCCTTCCACCATCGCCCGTCTTAAACCCGACGGCTGGGCGGCCGCGATCTGGAAGGCTGCAAAAGGCGGAGAAATTTCGATGGAGAAATGCCCGGCGATGATGCGGGATTATATCAGCCCGAGCCTGGACACTACGATCTTCGCCACGGGCAGCCTGATCTGGTTCTTCGGCGAGAATCCCGACCAGTGGGACTTGGTGCGACAGGATCCGTCGCTGATCTCCGCAGCCATCAATGAAGCCGTAAGGCTGGAGTCTCCGATTCGGGGCTTCACTCGGGTCGTGGCGGAAGATACGGTTTTGGACGGAGTGAAACTCTCCGCCGGATCGCGAGTCCTGGTGCTTTACGCGTCAGCAAATCGCGACGAGCGTAAGTGGGAAGAACCAGAGAAATTTAACGTGAGACGGGATGTCCGTGATCATCTCGGTTTCGGGATTGGAGCGCATGTTTGCGCCGGCATGCATCTAGCGCGCCTGGAGATTACTGCGTTGATGACGGCTTTCGCACGCCGCGTATCCCGCTTTGAACTGGGGATGCCAACCAGGGCTGTCAACAACGTGCTGCGGGGGTTCACGAGTCTGCCGGTGACGGTTCGATAAGGCGAGGCGAGCAGCACAGCTCCGTTCTTGCCGCTCGATTCGCGAATGGGGTGCCAACAACATCTGTGGAGCGCCTAGCCCATATCGGGTTCTGTGAAAGCAATTAGCATGGAGTCCGACCAACATTGAGTTAGCCGCCCCAACGAGGCCATCGAATTTCTGCTTGTGGCCCAAGCCGGACTCACGGCCAGTCCCGCCACTTCGCTGCAATCAGGGGCGGAGCAGACCTCGGACGAAGAGCAGCGTAACTAGGCACTCGGCGAACGTTCTCGCCGCGTCCAGGTCGCCCGCTCGGCGAACACCCGGCTGACTTCCGCCATGTGCTCCGTGCCCCATGAGCAGAGCGGCACGAGGGCCTGGGCGAGGCTGTGACCTAACGGAGTGAGGCTGTAGTCCACCCGCGGCGGCACCTCCTTGTAGTCGGTGCGCTTCACGAGCCCATCGGCCTCCAGCTCCTTCAATTGCTGGATCAGCACCTTGTCGCTGACGTCGCGTATGGCGCGGCGGAGCTCGCCATAGCGGGTCGGGCCATCCTGGGCGACGAAGTAAAGGATCAGCGGCTTCCACTTGCCCGCGATGACCCGTAGGGTGGCATCCAGCCCGCAGGTGAATCCGGGCAGATTCGGCGTGCAACGTTGAACGGTTGAAGGCGTCTGGGTCGGCGGAAAGGTCGGGTCTGACATTTTTGGGTACTTACCAAAAGGTGCATACTTGTCGATAGGTGGGTACGCCGCCAGCTCAGTGCAACCTTAGTGAATGAGCACATCATGAGCAGACTACAAGGCAAGACGGCAGTGGTGACCGGCGGTGGCACCGGCATCGGATTTGGAGCGGCGAAGCGGTTCGTCGACGAAGGCGCCTTCGTCTACATTTTCGGGCGGCGGCAGGAGCAGCTCGACGCCGCCGTTGCGAAGCTCGGATCCCAGGCGCGCGCGGTCAGGGGCTCGGTGACCGATCTGTCCGATCTGGACCGGCTTTACGAGACGGTCAGGAAGGAACGAGGCACGCTCGACGTTCTCGTCGCCAATGCGGGGACCGGGCTATTCGCGCCGCTCGGAGAGATCACGGTCGAGCATTACGATCACATCTTCGACGTCAACGTGAAAGGGCTGGTGTTCACCGTGCAGAAGGCGCTGCCGCTGATGAAGCAGGGCGCCTCGATCATCCTGACCGGCTCGAGCACGGGCGTGATGGGGACGCCGCAATTCAGCATCTACAGCGCGACCAAGGCCGCGATCCGCAATCTCGCGCGCAGCTGGGCGCAGGATCTGCGCGGCACCGGCATCCGCGTCAACGTGCTGTCGCCGGGGCCGACCAAGACCGAGCTGGCGCTGGAGATCGTTGGCGAGGAAGCGTTCGATTCGCTCGGCAGCAGCACGCCCATCGGGCGTGTCGGCGACCCCTCCGAGACGGGCGCGGTGGCCGCGTTCCTGGCGTCGTCGGACAGCAGCTACATGACCGGCGGCGAGGTCTTCGTGGATGGAGGCCTGGCGCAGGTGTGAGGTCTTGAGCATGAGGGCTTCGGTTGACCGAAGCCCTCGATGCGCTTCAGATCCCCAGCAGCTTCCTTGCGTTGGCCTTCAGCACCTTCGGCCGGACCTCGTCGCGGATGTCGATCTTGGCGAAGTCCGACAGCCAGCGGTCCGGCGTGATCACCGGCCAGTCCGAGCCGAACAGCATCTTGTCCTGCAGGATCGAGTTGATGTAGCGCACCAGGATCGGCGGGAAGTATTTCGGCGACCAGCCGGAGAGGTCGATATAGACGTTCGGCTTGTGGGTCGCGACCGACAGCGCCTCTTCCTGCCATGGGAAGGAGGGGTGGGCGAGGATGATCTTGAGGTCGGGGAAATCCGCCGCGACGTCGTCCATGTACATCGGGTTGGAATATTTCAGCCGCATGCCCATGCCGCCGGGCATGCCCGAGCCGACGCCGGTCTGGCCGGTGTGGAACAGCGCGATGGCGCCGCCATTGTTGATCTCTTCGTAGAGCGGATAGGCCATGCGGTCGTTGGCGTAGAAGCCCTGCATGGTCGGGTGGAATTTGAAGCCGCGCACGCCGTATTCCTCGATCAGCTTGCGCGCCTCGCGCGCCCCGAGCTTGCCCTTGTGCGGGTCGATCGAGACGAACGGGATCAGGACGTCGAGATGATCGGAGGCGACCTCCAGCATCTCGTAATTGTTGTAGCGGCGGAAGCCGGTCTCGCGCTCGGCATCGACCGGGAAGATCACCGCGGCGATGTTCTTGGAGCGGTAATAGGCCGCGGTCTCCGGCACCGTCGGCGGATGCTTGTTCGGCGACTTGAAATACTCCGCCATCTGCGCCTGGAAGTCGTCATAGCCGTCGTCGGGATGGCAGCCGCAGGGCTCCTCGGCATGGGTGTGGATGTCGATGGCGACGACCTTCTCGATATCAGGCAGCTTCAGCTTCGGCATTGGTGTCCTCCCGACCGGTTGCCGAATTGATTATAGTATATAACGAATTTGGCAAGGCGCGCGGGAGGCGACATTGTTGTCGGCAAGCGGTCTTCACTCCCTCGGTTGGTCGGGAGGGCAGATCGGGCCGATCCGGCCGCTTTGACCGTGCATGAGGTTGTTTTCGAGAATTTGCCGGTTCGGAAGGCGGCAGTGAACATTGACATCACCTGCCGCCATGCCTTAAGAACCGCCCCGTCCCGGGCGGTCGTCCGCCAGCGGGAAAAATCTCATTTTGCCACATTCGCGCGTGCCGCAACGGTAGTGCCGAACACGGCCTTTCGAACGTTCAGGATTCCGCCATGAAGGTCCGTAACTCGCTGAAATCGCTGCGCGGTCGCCATCGCGCCAACCGCCTGGTCCGCCGCAAGGGCCGGGTCTATGTGATCAACAAGGTGCAGCGCCGCTTCAAGGCGCGCCAGGGCTGATCTCAAGGCTGATCTCAGCCCGGCCGGACGCCTTCGCGTTCCCGCAAGACCACTGCTCACACGAGTTTGACGCCGCCTTTGCTTTGCAAGGGCGGCTTTGCGCGTTTAGACTTTCACCATGGCAGTGAGATTCCCGCATCCGCGCACTTTGTGTCTGGCCCTTGTGCTGGCAAGCCTCGGGCTGGCTCCGGCGCTGGCGCAGCAGATTGAGCCGCCGAGCCCGCCCGGCAAGCAGAAGAAGCTGCCGGAGGCACCGGCCAAGCTGCCCAAGGTCGATCGCACCAAGAATCTTGATTTCCTGTTCGGCGCGCTGAAGGCGGCGCCCGACGAGGTCAGCGCCAAGCATGTCGAAGCGCGGATCTGGGCGATCTGGCTCCAGACCCCCAGCGACACCGCGGCGCTGTTGATGGCGCGCGCCAAGACCGCGGTCGACGCCAAGAAGATCGAGGTCGCGATCAAGCTGCTGGACTCGGTCATCAAGCTCAGGCCCGACTACATCGAGGCCTGGAACCGACGCGCCACGCTCTATTACATGCAGAACGATTATGGTCGCTCGCTTGCGGACATCCAGCAGGTGCTGATCCGGGAGCCGCGCCATTTCGGCGCGCTCGCAGGCCTCGGCATGATCATGCAGGAGGTCGGCGACGAGAAGCGCGCGCTCGACGCCTACCGCAAGGCGCTCGCCGTCAATCCGCACCTCGAGAAGATTCCCGACCAGGTCAAGTCGCTGACCGAGAAGGTCGAGGGACGCGATATCTGAAGCGGAATGGGCTTTGGTCGAATCGATGCGTGCGGAGAACTCGGATCACCTCTCCTGCAGGGAGAGGTAATCGCCCGTGCCGATCGAGCCTCACTCCATCATGCTTTAGCCGACAACTCGACCATTTCTTGAGAGAACGTGGCGTCTTCGGATTAACCACGATCGCAGGCGCGGCATCGTGAGCACTATTGCCCGGGCCGCCGCGAGCCTACCTGCATGGCAGGAGCGAAAGCCATGAAGCGTTTGATTTTTGCAGGGTGCTTGCTGCTCGCGTCGGGGACGGCGAGTCTCGCCGACGGATTGTTCTGGGTGGTCGGCAACCGCGCCACCGGAAAATGCAATATCGTGACCAGCAATCCGGTCATCATCGGCGATATCTGGTTTGGCGATGGTCCCTACAAGTCCAGGGCCGATGCCAAGCTTGCCCGTTCGACGATCCGCGTCTGTCCCGCGCTCACGCCGGACGAGGAAAAGGACGAGGACGGCACGAACTAGCCTGCCTTAATGCAGGACGCTGCCGCCGCGCTCGACCAGGCCGCGATCGGCCGCTGCCGCGTAGGCCCTTGCCAGCTCCGTTTCGAGATGCTCGTTGATCAGCAGCAGCGCCCGTACGGCGCCGCGCAGGTCGCCGTTGCAGCTCGCGACGATTTCGTCGATCGCAGTGTCGTTTGATCTGAAGCTCATCGAAAATCCTCCGGTTCGAACCAGGACAATTTCTGCCGGTCTTTCCCACATCCCCTGAGGCATGCGAGGAGGATCGGCGCCCACCCGCGCCTAGATGGCGGAACCGACCATGGCGATTATATGGACGCCGCGATGACGGCGGCATGAAGCCGTTCCGGGCTTGCGTATGCCTGTGGAATAATGTTGATTCCATTGAGTTTTTACGTTCTGCAATTGTGCACATATCCACAGCCCCGGCATTTCGGTGGACCACGAAAAGCCGAAGGCAGCGAAACTGCCGCCCTCCAGACCCGTAACTGCCCTGTGCCCAGGATCACCCGGATTCTCCCCATGATCGTGATGTCAGTCGTGACGGCGCTGGTTGTGCTGGCGCTGGTCACGCAGGCCGGGATCGTCGCCGTGCAGCGCGCCTTTCCGCCGCAGGGCGAGATGGTGGACGTCGACGGCGCGACGCTTCACGTCGTCGATATCGGCCCGCGCGATGCCGGCTTGCCGATCGTGATGCTGCACGGCGCGAGCTCCAATCTCGAAGCGATGCGGCGCCCGCTCGGCGACATCGTTGCCAGGGACCATCGCGTCATCCTGGTCGATCGCCCCGGCCATGGCTGGAGCACGCGTGCGCGGCGGCAGGATTCCACGCCGCAGATCCAGGCGCGGATGATCGACGAGGCGCTTGCAAAGCTAGGGATCGAGCGTGCGGTCTTCGTGGTGCATTCCTGGAGCGGCGCGCTCGGCGCGCGGCTTGCGCTCGATCATCCCGGCCGCGTTGCGGGCCTCGTCATGCTCGCGCCCGTCACCCATCCCTGGCGCGGCGGCGTCGGCCGTTACAACGAGATCATCGCGACGCCGGTGATCGGTCCGCTGCTCGCCTACACCATCACCCTGCCGCTCGGTTACTTTCTCGCCGAACCCGGCGCGCGCAGCGTATTCCTGCCGCAAATGATGCCCGATGGATTCGTGCGGGATTCCGCGACGCCGCTCTTGCTGCGCCCGCGCGAATTCATCGCCAACGCCTATGATCTGGTGACGCTGAAGCAGGCGGTTGCGGCGCAAGTGGCACGCTATGGCGAGATCCAGGCGCCGGTGACGGTCATCGCCGGCGAGCCCGACAAGACGGTGAAAACCAACATCCACGCCCGCCCGTTCGCGGCCACGGTGCCGAATGCGAAGCTGATCGTGCTGCCCGATCTCGGCCACATGGTGCAGAATGCCGTGCCCGACCGCGTGAAGGCGGAGATCGAGGCAATGCTCGGGAGGATCGTCCCGGCACAAGCGGCCGCCGATTAGAAGTTTTCGCGCTCTCGGTAGGGTGGGCAAAGGCGCACTTGCGCCGTGCCCACGAGTTCCCGACGACGGCGAAAGACGTGGGCACGCTCCCGTAGCCCGGATGGAGCGTCAGCGTAATCCGGGGCCGCTCGCCCGGCATCTCGCATCGTCCCGGATTACGCTTGCGCTCCATCCGGGCTACGGCACCGTGCCTGTGTCGCCCTCTGTCAATCCCGCTCGTCAAAAATATTCCACTTTACCGAAATTCGGAAATGACGTATGTGTCGCCCATCCCGGCTCAACCAGGAGGGGCGATCTCGAGGTCGTCTTGATCCCGAGCCGGGCTTGCGGTGGACGCGGCAGCGTCGGCATGAGAGGTGCGGGCAGGGCGGGTAGTCCCTGTGAGCCCGTGGCCGCGTGCGGACGAACGGCGCTGTTCAGTTCGTCGCGCCAACATTCGACGGCTACGTGCACGATGCCGTCGACCCTGTGGCGCTCACGAATGTGCGTACGGCAAAACCGTGTGGTCCTGGCCGTCGTTGCTACGGTCAAGCCTATCGCGGAGGTGCGAGCGAGCCCAACCGGGCAGACTGCATCATCCAATCCGCGGGGCGAGGGAGGCCAGAAGGAAAGTTCGGCTCCCGGGAGAGCACGGCATAAGCCGTCCGACCATCGCGCAGGGAAGGCCGAGTGATCGGCACCACCTGTATGCTGCTGTGCGGTTCTTCTGCGTGTGCATTTTCGCGCAGCGGACCGCGGGTGCGTTGTCAGCACCCGGCCTTCCCTGCACCCTCTTGGCTTTGAGGGTGGCGACGCAAGCAAAGCTCGGGCGAATTGCGCCGCGAGGTCGAAGAGGCGTGTCTGTGAGTCGAGCTGCGTGTCACAACCTCGATCTCGTAGGGTGGGCAAAGCGCAGCGTGCCCACGCGTCTATCTCCGCATTTGAAAGGTCGTGGGCACGGCGCCAGTGCGCCTTTGCCCACCCTACGACACCGCCGCCTGGGATGTGCAGTGGAGTATCGCAATGCCATGCAGAAAACGCGTCGCAACAACAAGCGACAGCTCCGGTTCTGATGCGATCGGAACCGGAGCTGCAGCGGCCGCTTCAGGCGTGCTTACTGCTTGATCTTCCCGTCCTTGTCGTATTGGGCAATGAAGGCCCAGAGATTGTTGATCTCGGTCTCGTTCTTGATGCCGGCGA contains:
- a CDS encoding YbaK/EbsC family protein, which encodes MSLESVRAFFAEKAPDITVMESPISSATVPLAAEAYGVEPGMIAKTLSLRVGDRVILIVAAGTSRMDNKKVKAQFGGKPKMLGLEEVAAITGHEVGGVCPFGLKSPLPVYCDVSLKAFDVVVPAAGSTHSAVRITPERMAELTAAEWVDVCEVRANGGTGQDA
- a CDS encoding haloacid dehalogenase type II — its product is MSIKAVVFDAYGTLYDIQSVAEITEDAFPGYGGIITQVWRIKQLEYTWLRSLMGRYQDFAAVTRDSLAYTLRVLGLAYESEAFERVIERYLHLDLYPDAAAALTALKPRRLAILSNGSPDMLNALVRNSGLDRLLDATISVDAKKIFKPSPAAYELIGEVLGTAPNEVLFVSSNPWDAAGAKSFGLNVACIERVTPEAVALACVETELVAPLTMFKAIRTQMDELGFAPDHRVRSLSELPGIA
- a CDS encoding LysR family transcriptional regulator, with protein sequence MTVEVRLLEFFLRVAELGSINKAAASVHLSQPALSRHIALLEHQMGNKLFIRTPGGVDLTEAGKMLSDRARPLLRQLTLLKEQVGEKASGQLAIGTPPAWQQVVTSPFVEKLAERHPGITLRVYEGVSNILREYMSAHLLDIAIVPYDSSPTASYRKTPLVREPMVLVGRREDALHPEKPVALSKLDGLRLVLPGRPNVARIQVEHALERKGMQFRLAVETDTLSLCLDLARRGVGYSVVPASSVFEHGLGHAISWGPIKGQFVTWALCENLDRTHSQAVREGRALLIKAVSDALELKVWARAEPKAKA
- a CDS encoding tripartite tricarboxylate transporter substrate binding protein translates to MLTRAGAISTALMFAIAMSVPGKAKAQEFPSRPLSILVIYPAGGPADLMARALAEVLRERLGQPVIVENKPGAGGQIAGTALVRAPADGHTLLIGDTASLGINKAVYANFSYDPLTDLEPVAPLMLMPMLLYVPKSSPFNSTADLVAAAKSKALNYASQGNGSLGHLLGEMLKADAGIQLVHVPYRGSAPAMQDLIGSQVDLLFDGLGPGLPNVSADSIKALFVAGPQRLPQLPNVPTADEVRLPNVVMSLWLGVVVRAGTPEPVVQRLSEEVRYAMRQPQVTKRFLDLGFQILNMTRAEFRHFIKNEAGKSTALVKARGIAAE
- a CDS encoding FAD-dependent oxidoreductase, coding for MTLDAEVCVVGGGAAGIMAALTAASLGRKTVLLDAMPTIGGQLVGTLLGTICGLYSNGPRPYRVTFGAVDDMLNELHGAGAIHARRALDTIVLQYDEMLCGRWSERALSRANVDLVLGAVLRSARVEGRRIVELDVSTRWGDLAVRADGFIDASGDAAIAWHAGLPVREPHEPQWGTQMILLEGFAEDAIADFDGFHVAEVLKHKKREYGLSREDGFIFAFPGRGVATVNMTHMPNPTEPIAATRATLEGRDQADKVLEFLRREFPRSMGQARIRAYGLPGIRQTRWFVGAHQLTIDEVRAGHRPADAVARCSWPVEAHDSAETVHWETFEDRNHMHYVPLRSLVHRDSDNLIAAGRCIDGDVAALASVRVMGPCFAMGQAAAHALDISGGKSLHDVDSSRLANRLRDNLDGAKIDRWCNGV
- a CDS encoding cytochrome P450, with protein sequence MRFAPPAGVTKHTLVDAASYDVDIYSDEVIAEPYGHYQAIRDAGPAVWLPRNGLWAVGRFADVRSVLMNHTKFSSARGVAANELINSSSIGNTITSDPPEHTKMRRIIRAPLTAPALKDVAPRIEAEADALVARLVKRESFDAIEDCARHLPVSIVSDLVGLPEDGRANMLRWAAATFDALGAMNSRGTAALPQIQELHAYCRDPSTIARLKPDGWAAAIWKAAKGGEISMEKCPAMMRDYISPSLDTTIFATGSLIWFFGENPDQWDLVRQDPSLISAAINEAVRLESPIRGFTRVVAEDTVLDGVKLSAGSRVLVLYASANRDERKWEEPEKFNVRRDVRDHLGFGIGAHVCAGMHLARLEITALMTAFARRVSRFELGMPTRAVNNVLRGFTSLPVTVR
- a CDS encoding helix-turn-helix domain-containing protein; its protein translation is MSDPTFPPTQTPSTVQRCTPNLPGFTCGLDATLRVIAGKWKPLILYFVAQDGPTRYGELRRAIRDVSDKVLIQQLKELEADGLVKRTDYKEVPPRVDYSLTPLGHSLAQALVPLCSWGTEHMAEVSRVFAERATWTRRERSPSA
- a CDS encoding SDR family NAD(P)-dependent oxidoreductase; translation: MSRLQGKTAVVTGGGTGIGFGAAKRFVDEGAFVYIFGRRQEQLDAAVAKLGSQARAVRGSVTDLSDLDRLYETVRKERGTLDVLVANAGTGLFAPLGEITVEHYDHIFDVNVKGLVFTVQKALPLMKQGASIILTGSSTGVMGTPQFSIYSATKAAIRNLARSWAQDLRGTGIRVNVLSPGPTKTELALEIVGEEAFDSLGSSTPIGRVGDPSETGAVAAFLASSDSSYMTGGEVFVDGGLAQV